The Deinococcus sonorensis KR-87 genome includes a window with the following:
- a CDS encoding ferric reductase: MSAAPVRRDPASWLSELLTGLLLGLLVLAWGMAYRGTLAQGWSDTLLRQSGTFGYLLLAATCVLGPLIGTRFLPQLLTAGLKSGWHGLLAGFALTLGAVHGAFSLVGPDALSLQAALIPGQSGWRTVSMAAGTLGLWLMAAVYATYALRGRLGLRAARVLHLLAYPAFVAATLHSVWLGHAGQPEPLYLISSLAVGLALALRLLTLATRPAPLALPGIREVQ; the protein is encoded by the coding sequence GTGAGCGCCGCGCCGGTCCGCCGTGACCCGGCCTCGTGGCTCAGTGAGCTGCTGACCGGGCTGCTGCTGGGCCTGCTGGTGCTGGCCTGGGGCATGGCCTACCGCGGCACGCTGGCGCAGGGCTGGTCCGACACGCTGCTGCGGCAGTCCGGCACCTTCGGGTACCTGCTGCTGGCCGCCACCTGCGTGCTGGGACCGTTGATCGGCACCCGCTTCCTGCCGCAGCTGCTGACCGCCGGTCTCAAGAGTGGCTGGCACGGCCTGCTGGCCGGGTTCGCGCTCACGCTGGGCGCGGTGCACGGGGCCTTCTCGCTGGTGGGGCCAGACGCCCTGAGCCTGCAGGCGGCCCTGATTCCTGGGCAGTCGGGGTGGCGCACCGTCAGCATGGCCGCCGGGACGCTGGGGCTGTGGCTGATGGCCGCCGTCTACGCCACGTATGCCCTGCGCGGCCGGCTGGGCCTGCGCGCGGCGCGGGTGCTGCATCTGCTGGCCTACCCGGCCTTCGTGGCGGCCACGCTGCATTCGGTGTGGCTCGGGCACGCCGGCCAGCCGGAGCCGCTGTACCTGATCAGCAGCCTGGCGGTGGGGCTCGCGCTGGCGCTGCGGCTCCTGACGCTGGCCACCCGGCCGGCCCCGCTGGCGCTGCCGGGCATCCGGGAGGTCCAGTGA
- a CDS encoding FAD:protein FMN transferase — protein sequence MNTRVEAQGPGAEAALQEVARLERMLTRFHDSPLTRLNRDGRLDRPPAELREALGHALSVAHWSGGLITPTVLPALERIGSRPGGVPVTDGPRSVALPAPDWRGIALDEAAIVLPAGVTLDLGGTAKSWIVRQAAGLLDGPDWLLDAGGDLLISSSELCTVQIEHPYGRAAPLLALPPGRHGVATSSVLKRRFVGGHHLIDPRTGESARSPFVQATAVCRDVTWAEVLTKLALLDPSRLPAGGAALVLAYRADGSLHRWTGRAFVPSPQRVIRAA from the coding sequence ATGAACACCCGGGTGGAAGCGCAGGGGCCGGGTGCGGAAGCGGCGCTGCAGGAGGTGGCCCGGCTGGAGCGCATGCTGACCCGCTTCCACGACTCGCCGCTGACCCGCCTGAACCGCGACGGCCGCCTGGACCGTCCGCCAGCCGAGCTGCGCGAGGCGCTGGGCCACGCGCTGAGCGTGGCGCACTGGAGCGGCGGCCTGATCACTCCCACCGTGCTGCCGGCTCTGGAGCGGATCGGCTCCCGGCCCGGAGGCGTGCCCGTCACCGACGGGCCGCGCTCGGTGGCGCTGCCGGCCCCCGACTGGCGCGGCATCGCGCTGGACGAAGCCGCCATTGTGCTGCCGGCCGGCGTGACGCTGGACCTGGGCGGCACCGCCAAGAGCTGGATCGTGCGGCAGGCGGCCGGGCTGCTGGACGGCCCTGACTGGCTGCTGGACGCGGGCGGCGACCTGCTGATCAGCAGCAGCGAACTGTGTACCGTGCAGATCGAGCATCCCTACGGCCGCGCGGCCCCGCTGCTCGCCCTGCCGCCGGGCCGGCACGGGGTGGCCACCAGCAGCGTACTGAAACGGCGCTTCGTGGGCGGCCACCACCTGATCGACCCGCGCACGGGCGAGTCGGCGCGCTCGCCCTTCGTGCAGGCCACGGCGGTCTGCCGCGACGTAACCTGGGCCGAGGTGCTCACCAAACTGGCCCTGCTGGACCCCTCCCGGCTGCCGGCCGGCGGCGCGGCGCTGGTGCTGGCCTACCGGGCCGACGGCAGCCTGCACCGCTGGACCGGGCGCGCGTTCGTGCCCAGCCCGCAACGGGTTATCCGGGCCGCCTGA
- a CDS encoding DUF305 domain-containing protein, with protein sequence MQAAPRRIRTPDSRRRWPVAVAAIVLLLALAALLPGMLRQWPAEGSQDVVFVRQMTQHHLQAIDMATRLRDRTQNRELRALALDIMLSQQDQVGQMRGWLSLWGLPWGGSGMTAEHAAAMGMATPAQVQQISTLPLAQAERQFLGLMIRHHQGALQMAGAVANGNGRSEVRTLARQIIATQRGEISLMQELLSARGGPLPAPAPAMDGMGSMDMGGHSMPPADAPQQP encoded by the coding sequence CGACTCCCGTCGCCGCTGGCCCGTGGCCGTGGCGGCCATCGTGTTGCTGCTCGCCCTGGCCGCGCTGCTGCCGGGCATGCTGCGGCAATGGCCCGCCGAGGGCAGCCAGGACGTGGTGTTCGTGCGCCAGATGACCCAGCACCACCTACAGGCGATCGACATGGCCACCCGCCTGCGCGACCGCACCCAGAACCGCGAGTTGCGCGCGCTGGCGCTGGACATCATGCTGTCGCAGCAGGATCAGGTAGGGCAGATGCGCGGCTGGCTCAGCCTGTGGGGATTGCCGTGGGGCGGCAGCGGTATGACTGCCGAACACGCGGCGGCCATGGGCATGGCCACCCCCGCGCAGGTCCAGCAGATCAGCACGCTGCCGCTGGCGCAGGCGGAGCGGCAGTTCCTGGGCCTGATGATCCGGCACCATCAGGGCGCGCTGCAGATGGCCGGAGCCGTCGCGAACGGAAACGGACGGTCGGAAGTGCGTACCCTGGCGCGGCAGATCATCGCCACCCAGCGCGGGGAAATCTCGCTGATGCAGGAGCTGCTGTCGGCCAGGGGCGGCCCCCTGCCGGCTCCGGCCCCAGCCATGGACGGAATGGGCAGTATGGACATGGGCGGCCACAGCATGCCCCCGGCCGACGCGCCCCAGCAGCCCTGA
- a CDS encoding response regulator transcription factor, which produces MRLLLVEDDERIGGPLAETLREAGYTVSWCRDGESGLQEALTQDTPLLVLDVMLPGLDGFSLARTYREAGGAGAILFLTARGELDDRVQGLDLGGDAYLVKPFQPPELLATLRALARREGQARSAQLRFAADQGVLDTAGRTVSWLGQEAALTGREYALLETLLLSRGRWFTREELLDRVWGPDFGGEARIVDVYVRYLRRKLAPDVIVSERGRGYRVAE; this is translated from the coding sequence GTGAGGCTGCTGCTGGTCGAGGACGATGAACGCATCGGGGGGCCGCTGGCCGAGACGCTGCGCGAGGCCGGCTACACGGTCAGCTGGTGCCGGGACGGCGAGTCAGGGCTGCAGGAAGCGCTGACCCAGGACACGCCGCTGCTGGTGCTGGACGTGATGCTGCCCGGGCTGGACGGCTTCTCGCTGGCCCGCACCTACCGCGAGGCGGGCGGGGCCGGCGCGATCCTGTTCCTGACCGCCCGGGGCGAGCTGGACGACCGGGTACAGGGCCTGGACCTGGGCGGCGACGCCTACCTGGTCAAGCCGTTTCAGCCGCCCGAACTGCTGGCCACCCTGCGGGCGCTGGCCCGGCGCGAGGGGCAGGCGCGCAGCGCCCAGCTGCGCTTCGCGGCCGACCAGGGGGTGCTGGACACGGCCGGGCGCACCGTGAGCTGGCTGGGCCAGGAGGCGGCGCTGACCGGCCGCGAGTACGCGTTGCTGGAAACGCTGCTGCTCAGCCGGGGGCGCTGGTTCACCCGTGAGGAGCTGCTGGACCGTGTCTGGGGCCCGGACTTTGGCGGCGAGGCGCGCATCGTGGACGTGTACGTGCGCTACCTGCGCCGGAAGCTGGCCCCGGACGTGATCGTGAGCGAGCGTGGGCGCGGCTACCGGGTGGCCGAATGA
- a CDS encoding aldo/keto reductase — METRRLGHSGLQVSVVGLGCNNFGGRLDQEATTRVVRAALDQGVTLFDTADVYGGQGRSEELLGRALGAERTQVVLATKFGHDMGEDGKGASRAYIQKAVHASLRRLGTDYIDLYQLHTPDPHTPIEETLEALNELVQQGLVRAVGCSNLKAEAVQEADRLAVAQQLTRFTSCQDEYSLLVRDVEAELVPTMQTLDLGLLPYFPLASGLLTGKYRPDQPLPEGTRFAGSKGAQDRYMNERNWAVVEQLRQFAEGRGHTLLELAFSWLAAQPTVSSVIAGATRPEQVQQNVQAVAWTLSPEELAEVDRLTRPQAVSAD; from the coding sequence ATGGAAACGCGCAGACTGGGCCATTCAGGCCTGCAGGTGTCGGTGGTGGGGCTGGGCTGCAACAACTTCGGCGGGCGGCTGGACCAGGAGGCGACCACCCGGGTGGTGCGTGCGGCCCTGGATCAGGGCGTCACCCTGTTCGACACTGCCGACGTGTACGGCGGTCAGGGCCGCTCGGAGGAACTGCTGGGCCGGGCGCTGGGTGCCGAACGAACGCAGGTGGTGCTGGCCACCAAGTTCGGTCACGACATGGGCGAGGACGGCAAGGGTGCGTCGCGCGCCTACATCCAGAAGGCGGTCCACGCGAGTCTGCGCCGGCTGGGCACCGATTACATCGACCTGTACCAGCTGCACACCCCGGACCCGCACACCCCCATCGAGGAGACGCTGGAGGCCCTGAACGAACTGGTGCAGCAGGGGCTGGTGCGGGCGGTGGGCTGCTCGAACCTGAAGGCCGAAGCGGTACAGGAGGCTGACCGGCTGGCCGTGGCCCAGCAGCTGACCCGCTTCACCAGCTGCCAGGACGAGTACAGTCTGCTGGTGCGCGACGTGGAGGCCGAACTGGTGCCCACCATGCAGACCCTGGATCTGGGCCTGTTGCCGTACTTTCCACTGGCCAGCGGCCTGCTCACCGGCAAGTACCGCCCGGACCAGCCGCTTCCGGAAGGCACCCGATTCGCCGGCTCCAAGGGCGCCCAGGACCGCTACATGAATGAGCGCAACTGGGCCGTGGTGGAACAGCTGCGGCAGTTCGCCGAGGGGCGCGGGCACACCCTGCTGGAGCTGGCCTTCAGCTGGCTGGCCGCCCAGCCGACCGTCAGCAGCGTGATCGCCGGGGCCACCCGCCCGGAGCAGGTGCAGCAGAACGTGCAGGCGGTGGCCTGGACGCTCAGCCCGGAGGAGCTGGCCGAGGTGGACCGGCTGACCCGCCCGCAGGCCGTCTCGGCAGACTGA
- a CDS encoding sensor histidine kinase, protein MTVRPGRLTLRARMALITALSCVLVAGLLSLGLYVGVQRIVEQGQLSRLQAAGAILKARTESGLMFGRLDLDRLFGSDVGQDIQLRVSVDEQVLAQSPQFPGALPADLAPGVYRSGGRYVQALTLDGRGGSALLTLSLDNRGDREAREAVLRALLLTLPLALLLALSASWWAAGRMLRPIAALERTAREIGESGDLTRPVPDAGDRDELTRLAATLQLTFEQLNLTRQREQQFLRSAAHDLRSPLAALQTRVSLALSRERDSARYRQDLQEVGHDLGRLARLAEHLLLLARNPQGLGQGPVPLLELAADAVDEARSRQPERDLDLYGTALTVAGDRVLLGQAVSNLLQNALRHAPGAAVTLSVRPDGSEALLTVQDDGPGVEPAVLARLGEAFYRPDAARSGEGYGLGLAIVRHVAQLHGGTLTLDSAPGAGFRATLRLPLTARTPEPHRPVS, encoded by the coding sequence ATGACCGTGCGCCCCGGCCGCCTGACGCTGCGGGCCCGCATGGCCCTGATCACGGCGCTGTCGTGCGTGCTGGTGGCCGGACTGCTGTCACTGGGGCTGTACGTGGGGGTGCAGCGCATTGTGGAGCAGGGCCAGCTCTCGCGGCTGCAGGCGGCCGGGGCGATCCTGAAGGCCCGCACCGAATCGGGGCTGATGTTCGGACGACTGGACCTGGACCGGCTGTTCGGCAGCGACGTGGGCCAGGACATCCAGCTGCGGGTCAGCGTGGACGAGCAGGTGCTGGCCCAGAGCCCCCAGTTTCCCGGCGCGCTGCCGGCCGATCTGGCGCCCGGCGTGTACCGCTCGGGAGGCCGCTACGTGCAGGCGCTGACGCTGGACGGCCGCGGCGGCAGCGCCCTGCTGACGCTCAGCCTGGACAATCGGGGCGACCGGGAGGCGCGCGAGGCCGTGCTGCGCGCGCTGCTGCTGACCCTGCCGCTGGCGCTGCTGCTGGCGCTGAGCGCCTCGTGGTGGGCGGCGGGCCGGATGCTGCGGCCCATCGCGGCGCTGGAACGCACCGCCCGTGAGATCGGGGAGAGCGGCGACCTGACCCGCCCGGTGCCGGATGCCGGAGACCGCGACGAACTGACCCGGCTGGCCGCCACCCTGCAGCTCACCTTCGAGCAGCTGAACCTGACCCGGCAGCGCGAGCAGCAGTTCCTGCGCTCGGCCGCGCACGACTTGCGTTCTCCGCTGGCCGCCCTGCAGACGCGGGTGTCGCTGGCGCTGAGTCGCGAGCGCGACTCAGCGCGCTACCGCCAGGACCTGCAGGAGGTGGGCCACGACCTGGGCCGGCTGGCCCGCCTGGCCGAACACCTGCTGCTGCTGGCCCGCAACCCGCAGGGCCTGGGCCAGGGGCCGGTGCCGCTGCTGGAGCTGGCCGCCGACGCGGTGGACGAGGCCCGCAGCCGGCAGCCGGAGCGCGACCTGGACCTGTACGGCACGGCGCTGACCGTGGCGGGCGACCGGGTGCTGCTCGGGCAGGCGGTCAGCAACCTGCTGCAGAACGCGCTGCGGCACGCGCCGGGCGCGGCCGTCACGCTGAGCGTGCGCCCGGACGGGTCGGAGGCCCTGCTGACGGTGCAGGACGACGGCCCCGGCGTGGAACCGGCCGTGCTGGCGCGGCTGGGCGAGGCCTTCTACCGCCCGGACGCGGCCCGCAGCGGCGAGGGGTACGGGCTGGGGCTGGCCATCGTGCGGCACGTGGCCCAGCTGCACGGCGGAACGCTGACGCTGGACAGTGCACCGGGCGCCGGATTCCGCGCCACGCTGCGGCTGCCGCTGACCGCCCGGACCCCGGAGCCCCACCGCCCCGTGAGCTGA
- a CDS encoding sensor domain-containing protein → MPYSHEPPLQTEATPLLLIVGRDGRPIYLSSVLGLLLGGRSLTESLTDPDPALLQAPADGHERRRTVTLRTPDGQLQDFDLSVAALPSLDAVLYHLEPAGRGDRPPRSTALVVVSFRPTLQLVYANAAAQHHAGLDGLELRPDAPPGPGQSAAARRRARHTALLQQAVQERRAVVWLEQYSGPELPVLVLRCSFLPVYGPDGRVLLVIGTGLDLTPELRGQLQAQLLSAVVQDSPDATLVADMQPQLLSGRIQLTNRAARRLLRPWLPLEGRPLGELVRSVLTPEQVEQLSADVRAGQRVSLTLQLAPGTAAERCLELSVLPGSHRPPSPLWGDLLLTGDALPPGELSYLSVTLRDVTLTERIRRLEAGRARTLQLSAGGAGLEQVLTELVQTVEGQLPGQRAAVLLRQAGRWQVACAPQLPAAFVAQLSEQLVELPADPCLHEGPALALARAHGLPTCWAVPIRGRDGQELGQLAVYGERRPVGARARDVVQQLADLAGLIVAGRQALAQLAQVAYHDPLTGLPNRYTFMLSLDRQLRAVPEGGELPETRVGLALIDLDSFRAINDAYGQATGDQLLQAVTARLQAALQGRGRDGRPEPLLARVGGDEFAVLIPQLDHEQELGALSSQLSAAIHAPLTVHGQEITLRGNIGWSLYPDLALDGEGLLAQADTALYTARQEGVTSRLYSLNGGHWTLSPSTIRTALERALEQGQLHLAYQPLVGRGGALRGFEALLRWAHPQYGTIGPDQFIPVAEMSGLIRHIGSWVLQEATRTALGWPDGTVVSVNISGRQFEHPEFIRELKAALAHSALPPQRLELELTESALMLNSARAERTLRQVKAMGVRVALDDYGVGYSNLGRLKLLDIDTIKIDRSFTRDLTASLPGQVNPDAAIVRSVVGLARDLGIEVVAEGVETQGHLNLLAQLGCETMQGYLFSRPLPAAEAQRWLIHWGRWSWLSGLPWGQETPPGPSGLDF, encoded by the coding sequence ATGCCCTATTCCCACGAACCACCACTTCAGACCGAGGCCACACCGCTCCTGCTCATCGTCGGCCGTGACGGCCGGCCCATCTACCTGTCGTCGGTGCTGGGTCTGCTGCTGGGGGGGCGTTCGCTGACAGAGAGCCTGACGGATCCGGACCCGGCCCTGCTGCAGGCGCCGGCCGACGGCCATGAACGGCGCCGGACGGTGACGCTGCGGACGCCGGACGGCCAGCTGCAGGACTTTGACCTGAGCGTGGCGGCGCTGCCCAGCCTGGATGCGGTGCTGTATCACCTGGAGCCGGCGGGCCGTGGCGACCGGCCTCCGCGGTCCACCGCACTGGTGGTCGTGTCGTTCCGGCCCACCCTGCAGCTGGTGTACGCCAACGCGGCGGCCCAGCACCATGCCGGGCTGGACGGCCTGGAACTGCGGCCCGACGCGCCGCCCGGACCGGGCCAGAGCGCGGCGGCGCGTCGGCGGGCCCGGCACACTGCCCTGCTGCAGCAGGCGGTGCAGGAGCGGCGCGCGGTGGTGTGGCTGGAGCAGTACAGCGGGCCGGAATTGCCGGTGCTGGTGCTGCGCTGCAGCTTTCTGCCGGTCTACGGGCCGGACGGCCGGGTGCTGCTGGTGATCGGCACCGGCCTGGACCTGACGCCGGAACTGCGCGGGCAGCTGCAGGCCCAGCTGCTGAGCGCCGTGGTGCAGGACAGTCCCGACGCCACCCTGGTGGCGGACATGCAGCCGCAGCTGTTGAGCGGCCGGATTCAGCTGACCAACCGGGCGGCCCGCCGCCTGCTGCGGCCGTGGCTGCCGCTGGAGGGGCGTCCGCTGGGGGAGCTGGTGCGGAGCGTGCTGACCCCCGAGCAGGTGGAGCAGCTGTCGGCCGACGTGCGGGCCGGGCAGCGGGTGAGCCTGACCCTCCAGCTGGCCCCGGGCACCGCCGCCGAGCGCTGCCTGGAGCTGAGCGTGCTGCCCGGCAGCCACCGCCCGCCGAGCCCGCTGTGGGGCGACCTGCTGTTGACCGGGGACGCGCTGCCGCCGGGCGAGCTGTCGTATCTGTCGGTGACGCTGCGCGACGTGACGCTGACAGAGCGCATCCGCCGGCTGGAGGCGGGCCGGGCCCGCACCCTGCAGCTGAGTGCCGGTGGCGCGGGGCTGGAGCAGGTGCTGACCGAACTGGTGCAGACGGTGGAGGGGCAGCTGCCGGGCCAGCGCGCCGCGGTGCTGCTGCGGCAGGCGGGCCGCTGGCAGGTGGCGTGCGCGCCGCAGCTGCCGGCCGCGTTTGTAGCGCAGCTGAGCGAGCAGCTGGTGGAGCTGCCGGCCGACCCCTGCCTGCACGAGGGGCCAGCACTGGCGCTGGCTCGGGCCCACGGGCTGCCCACCTGCTGGGCCGTGCCGATCCGGGGCCGGGACGGTCAGGAACTGGGCCAGCTGGCGGTGTACGGGGAACGCCGGCCGGTGGGCGCCCGCGCCCGCGACGTGGTGCAGCAGCTGGCCGATCTGGCGGGCCTGATCGTGGCCGGGCGGCAGGCGCTGGCCCAGCTGGCGCAGGTGGCCTACCACGATCCGCTGACCGGCCTGCCCAACCGCTACACCTTCATGCTCAGCCTGGACCGGCAGCTGCGTGCGGTGCCGGAGGGCGGCGAGCTGCCGGAGACGCGGGTGGGCCTAGCCCTGATTGACCTGGACAGCTTCCGGGCCATCAACGACGCCTACGGTCAGGCGACCGGCGACCAGCTGCTGCAGGCGGTGACGGCGCGGCTCCAGGCGGCGCTGCAGGGGCGCGGCCGCGACGGACGCCCCGAGCCGCTGCTGGCGCGGGTGGGCGGCGATGAATTTGCGGTGCTGATTCCGCAGCTGGACCACGAGCAGGAACTGGGCGCCCTGAGCAGCCAGCTGAGTGCGGCCATCCATGCGCCGCTGACGGTGCACGGTCAGGAGATCACGCTGCGGGGCAACATCGGCTGGAGCCTCTACCCGGACCTGGCGCTGGACGGGGAAGGCCTGCTGGCGCAGGCCGACACCGCGCTGTACACGGCCCGGCAGGAGGGGGTGACGTCGCGGCTGTATTCGCTGAATGGCGGGCACTGGACGCTCAGCCCCTCCACCATCCGCACGGCGCTGGAACGGGCGCTGGAGCAGGGCCAGCTGCATTTGGCGTACCAGCCGCTGGTGGGACGCGGCGGCGCGCTGCGCGGTTTCGAGGCCTTGCTGCGCTGGGCGCATCCGCAGTACGGCACCATCGGACCGGACCAGTTCATTCCGGTGGCCGAGATGTCGGGCCTGATCCGGCACATCGGCAGCTGGGTGCTGCAGGAGGCCACCCGCACCGCCCTGGGGTGGCCGGACGGCACGGTGGTGAGCGTCAACATCTCGGGGCGGCAGTTCGAGCATCCGGAGTTCATCCGGGAGCTGAAGGCGGCGCTGGCCCACAGCGCCCTGCCCCCACAGCGGCTGGAACTGGAACTCACCGAGTCGGCGCTGATGCTGAACAGTGCCCGCGCCGAACGCACCCTGCGGCAGGTCAAGGCCATGGGGGTGCGGGTGGCACTGGATGACTACGGGGTGGGCTACAGCAACCTGGGCCGGCTGAAGCTGCTGGACATCGACACCATCAAGATCGACCGCTCGTTCACCCGTGACCTGACCGCCTCGCTGCCGGGTCAGGTGAACCCGGACGCGGCCATCGTGCGCAGTGTGGTGGGGCTGGCCCGCGACCTGGGCATTGAAGTGGTGGCCGAGGGCGTGGAAACCCAGGGCCACCTGAACCTGCTGGCGCAGCTCGGCTGCGAGACGATGCAGGGCTACCTGTTCAGCCGCCCGCTGCCGGCCGCCGAGGCGCAGCGCTGGCTGATCCACTGGGGCCGCTGGAGCTGGCTGAGCGGCCTGCCGTGGGGCCAGGAAACCCCGCCCGGCCCCTCTGGGCTCGACTTCTGA